Genomic segment of Streptomyces longhuiensis:
CACGAGCAGTTCTGAACCCCTCGGACATCGCCGACACGGCCCACCGCATCAGCGACTTCGAACCGGAGGCCGGTGCAGCGGTGGACTGTCTCATCAACGATCTACTCGCCACAATCACCAACAACCGAAGAGGGTTCATCCAAAGCAGCAATTGATCAGATGCGGGGCACGCGCGTCAGCAACCCGGTGATCACGGCGACATGCTTGCATGTGGTTAACCACAGCGCCAACGACATGACAGGCTCCCGGGCGTGTGCCCGGGAGCCTGTCATGTCTTCCGTACCGCTCCGCGTTTCCGTTCGACCGGTCAGACGGGCCGGTACTGTCCTAGCTCCGCTCCCGAGGAGGTCAGGTCCACGATCTGCTCGCAGGTGACGAACTCGACGTCCCGCGAGGCGACTTCGTCGAGCCAGTGCTCCAGGGCGAGGAGGCGGTGGCCACGGCCGATCACCTCGGGGTGCATGGTGACGGTCAGGACACCGTCCTCGAAGTCCCGCACCATGTAGTCCAGGTCCGCCGTCCAGTTGGCGAACATCTCGGCCGGGTTGCGCAGCCCGGGCATGAGGCCGGACGGGGTCCGCAGGAACTCCAGGTACGGGAAGTCGTCCAGGCTCCAGGCGACCGGGATTTCCAGCAGACCGGCGGGTTCGCCCCAGCGGACCCCCGAATTGTCCAGGGAGTCCGGCGTGCGGCAGGGGTAGGGGGCGTAGTCGTGGCCCATCAGGCTGCTGTCGTAGGCCAGCCCGTGCTCGACGAGCAGGTCGACCGAGGCGTCGGACAGGTCCCAGGCCGGGGCCCGGAAGCCGCGCGGCAAGGTGCCGGTGACCTCCTTCAGGGCGTCCAACGACCGCTGGAGCACAGCGCGTTCCTCGGCCGGCTCCAGTGCGGCGACGTTCTCGTGGGCGTGGCCGTGCACCGCCACCTCGTGGCCCCGCTCCATGAGTTTGCGCGTGAGCTCGGGGTACGTGAGGGCGGTGTGCCCAGGTACGAACCAGGTCGCGGTGATGCCCCGGGTCTCCAGGATGTGCAGCAGCCGGGGTACGGCGACGGCCGCGAACTCCCCACGGGAGCGCGGGGTCGCGGTCAGCATGCCCCGGGCCATCCAGGAGGAGAGGGCGTCGAAGTCGAAGGTGACGCAGACGTATCCGCGCCGCGAGGTCGACGAATCCACCTGACCGGTAATGGCGTTACGGCTCGTCGGGGTAGTCGGAGTCGTCATCGTTGTTCTCCTCCGTTCAGCTCAGCGGCAGCGCGGCGTTGCCGGTGCCCGCGCCGCCGTCCACGGACAGCGACGCTCCGGTGATCCACTCGGCGTCCGGACCGCACAGGTAGGCGACCGCGCCCGCGATGTCCTCAGGGACACCCGCGCGAGGCCAGGGCTGTCCGCCGCGGATCGAGCGGACGTAGTCCGCGCCGAGCGGGTTCACCTCGCTGTCGACCTCGATGAAGCCTGGCGAGACCGCGTTGACATGGATGCGGTGCTCCGCCAGTTCCAGGGCGAACGCCTTGGTGAGCATGTCCAGACCGGCCTTGGACGTGCAGTAGTGGGCGGCACCGCGGCGGGCCCGGGCGGACGCGCCGGAGCTGATGTTGACGATGTGGCCGCCCGTACCGGCGTCGACCACACGCCGCGCGAAGGCCCGCGACAGGGAGAAGACCGCGGACAGGTTGACCTCCATGACCTGGTCCCACTGGTCGTCGCGCATCTCCAGAAGCGGGGCGCTCGGGTAGAGACCGGCGGCGTTGACCAGGATGTCCAGGCCGCCGAACACCTCCCAGGCGCGGTCGACGAAGTCGGGCAGCGAGGCGCGGTCGGTGAGGTCGACCTCCAGGGCGGCGAATGGCCCGGTGTTCTCCGCGACGAGGGGGGCGAGGCGGTCGGCGCGGAGGTCTGCGAGAACCACCTGGACGCCTTCCTTGCTCAGCCGCCTCGCGATGGCTGCCCCGATGCCTCCGGCCGCTCCGGTGACGAGCGCGATCCTCGGCTGTTTCCGCTCGGGGGTGCTCACAGTTCTCCTTCTGTCCCACGCACCGTGTCGTGGGTTCCGTCGTAATGGGTCAGGCCGTCGAATCCGGCCCGCAAATCGCTGTACCGGTCGGCGGCGGTCCGCTCGTCCGGTTCCGCCGCCGTACGCCGCTCGCGCCGCGCGAGGACGTCGTGCGCCCCGGCGGCGCCGTCGACCAGCAGGTCGATGACGCACCAGGTCATCAGCACGGCCGGTTCCAGCGCGGCGAGGACGTGGTCGGTCACCGCGTAGTCGACGCTGTGCGCGTCACCGGTGGCGCCCGCGGTGAAGGGGTGCAGCACCGGCATCACCGCGCCGAGGTCCCCCATGTCGGTGGAGGCTCCGAGATGCCTGCCGGCGGCCACGGCGCCCGGGCCGAAGAGCGCGGTCCCGTTGGTCCGGGCCACCTCCACCAGGGCCGGGTCCTGGTGGTGCGGAAGGTAGTTCAGGGTGGTTTCGGTGGTTGCCCGGGCGCCCAGCGCCACCGCACCCGCCCGTGCGGCACGGTCGACGGTGGCGCAGGCGCCGCGCAGGGCGTCCAGGGTGCGCGCCCGGATCACGACTTCGAGTTCGGCGCGATCCGGTACGGCGGTGGGCGCGTCGCCCCCGTGCAGTAGTACGGCGTTGACGCGTACCGCGTCCTCGTCGCGGAAGGTGTCCCGCTGGGCGTCGATCGCGCTGATCGCCAGCGTCGCCGCCTTCAGGGCGTTCACCCCGTGCCAGGGGGACGAACCGGCGTGGCTGGCCCGGCCGGTGAAGACGATCCGCTTCACCACCGAGCCGTTGTGGCTGTCCCCGACGCTGAGGCGGGTGGGCTGCCCCGACGTGTGGCAGAGCATCGCCATGTCCACATCGTCGAAAGCACCCCGAGCGAGCAGGTCGGCCTTGCCGACCAGGTGCTTCAGGTCACCGGCCCGTACCCGCTCGCGCCTCCATTCCAGCTCCACGCTCTCCTCGGCCGGCACCGCGAGGAGCGCCACGTCCCCGTCCAGGTGCTGCCGGACGGCGGCCAGGCCGACCGCCGCGCCGATCATCGACGCCACCTGGGCGTGGTGGCCGCAGGCGTGGGCGGCACCGGTCTCCGGGTCGGCGAGCGGGTGCCGGGGCATCACCAGTGCATCCAGTTCACCGAGCACGGCGACGGTGGGCCCCGGCGTGCGCCCGGACATGCGCGCCTTCACCCCGGTGAGGGAGAGGCCGCTCTCGAAGGGGAGCCCGAGCTCCGTGAACCACCCGGCCACCGTCGCAGCGGCCCGGTGCTCACGGAATCCGGTCTCCGGGTGGCGCTGCAGGTCCTCGCTCAGGTCCAGCAGCCGTTCCCGGCAGGCCTCGATCGCCGTGCGCGCCCGCTCCTTGAGCCTTGCGGCCGGTGCGGGGCCAGGGGCGGGAACACTCATGCGGCGCTCACCACGACGGCCGGTGCGGGCTTCTTCTCCGCCAGGTCCAGGTGACGGCCGAGGCCGGCCCGGAAGGCCTCCGGGGTCTGCGGGGTGACCAGCGCGCCGACGATCGCCAGGACACAGCCGACGCCGAGGAAGGAGAAGGCCACACCGTAGGAGAAGTGCTCGGCCAGGAAGCCCATG
This window contains:
- a CDS encoding polysaccharide deacetylase family protein codes for the protein MTTPTTPTSRNAITGQVDSSTSRRGYVCVTFDFDALSSWMARGMLTATPRSRGEFAAVAVPRLLHILETRGITATWFVPGHTALTYPELTRKLMERGHEVAVHGHAHENVAALEPAEERAVLQRSLDALKEVTGTLPRGFRAPAWDLSDASVDLLVEHGLAYDSSLMGHDYAPYPCRTPDSLDNSGVRWGEPAGLLEIPVAWSLDDFPYLEFLRTPSGLMPGLRNPAEMFANWTADLDYMVRDFEDGVLTVTMHPEVIGRGHRLLALEHWLDEVASRDVEFVTCEQIVDLTSSGAELGQYRPV
- a CDS encoding SDR family NAD(P)-dependent oxidoreductase encodes the protein MSTPERKQPRIALVTGAAGGIGAAIARRLSKEGVQVVLADLRADRLAPLVAENTGPFAALEVDLTDRASLPDFVDRAWEVFGGLDILVNAAGLYPSAPLLEMRDDQWDQVMEVNLSAVFSLSRAFARRVVDAGTGGHIVNISSGASARARRGAAHYCTSKAGLDMLTKAFALELAEHRIHVNAVSPGFIEVDSEVNPLGADYVRSIRGGQPWPRAGVPEDIAGAVAYLCGPDAEWITGASLSVDGGAGTGNAALPLS
- a CDS encoding amidohydrolase, which gives rise to MSVPAPGPAPAARLKERARTAIEACRERLLDLSEDLQRHPETGFREHRAAATVAGWFTELGLPFESGLSLTGVKARMSGRTPGPTVAVLGELDALVMPRHPLADPETGAAHACGHHAQVASMIGAAVGLAAVRQHLDGDVALLAVPAEESVELEWRRERVRAGDLKHLVGKADLLARGAFDDVDMAMLCHTSGQPTRLSVGDSHNGSVVKRIVFTGRASHAGSSPWHGVNALKAATLAISAIDAQRDTFRDEDAVRVNAVLLHGGDAPTAVPDRAELEVVIRARTLDALRGACATVDRAARAGAVALGARATTETTLNYLPHHQDPALVEVARTNGTALFGPGAVAAGRHLGASTDMGDLGAVMPVLHPFTAGATGDAHSVDYAVTDHVLAALEPAVLMTWCVIDLLVDGAAGAHDVLARRERRTAAEPDERTAADRYSDLRAGFDGLTHYDGTHDTVRGTEGEL